One Mercurialis annua linkage group LG3, ddMerAnnu1.2, whole genome shotgun sequence DNA window includes the following coding sequences:
- the LOC126674486 gene encoding beta-glucosidase 24-like, whose product METVITSQDTSPEDLPIFDCSSFPDGFIWGTALSAYQTEGAAEKRGVHTWDTFTHVYPERITDGSNGDIATEFYYNFQKDIEIMNKRMGMNAFRFSVAWSRIIPSGKISEGISEEGIDFYNKVIDETIHNGMVPFVTIFHWDVPQGIEDSYGGFRSHNIVSDYNDYAELCFKRFGDRVKNWITFNEPHIFIWQGYDLGVLAPGRGSAWVNPACVAGDSGTEPYIVAHNLLLAHAAAVATYKKHGFDGKIGITLDITWAKPYSASADDLQSVYRYLDFEFGWFMKPITHGDYPSIMRELVGDRLPVFNETESNSLKGSYDFIGINYYTSTYASANVIVDPDPTHIRYTTDMSVSLTKCDINGQSIGFQASPSWLYVAPEGFETALIYVKNEYGNPIIYITENGIGDPVGLSPSDALKDIWRISYHTLHLWKLLRAICDHKVRVKGYFAWSFIDNFEWTNGYTVRMGFYATDTKLIRTPKWSVNWFERFLKHNNAIGGTKYSFPLYL is encoded by the exons ATGGAGACAGTCATTACTTCCCAAGATACTTCTCCTGAGGATCTTCCGATATTTGATTGTTCTTCTTTTCCAGATGGTTTTATTTGGGGAACGGCCTTGTCTGCTTATCAG ACTGAAGGTGCAGCTGAGAAAAGAGGAGTTCACACATGGGATACATTTACTCATGTTTATCCAG AAAGGATAACCGATGGCAGCAATGGAGATATTGCaactgaattttattataattttcaa AAAGATATTGAAATAATGAATAAACGGATGGGTATGAATGCTTTTAGATTTTCCGTTGCATGGTCAAGAATAATACCTA GTGGGAAAATAAGTGAAGGAATAAGCGAGGAAGGAATCGACTTTTACAATAAAGTTATCGATGAAACTATACACAATG GAATGGTGCCTTTTGTAACCATATTTCATTGGGATGTTCCTCAAGGTATTGAAGATAGCTATGGTGGATTTAGAAGCCATAACATAGT ATCCGATTACAACGATTATGCGGAACTTTGCTTTAAAAGATTCGGGGATAGAGTGAAGAATTGGATCACTTTCAACGAACCCCATATTTTCATTTGGCAAGGCTATGATTTGGGTGTTTTGGCTCCAGGCCGAGGTTCAGCTTGGGTTAATCCAGCATGCGTTGCAGGAGACTCAGGAACTGAACCTTACATAGTGGCTCATAATTTACTCCTTGCTCATGCAGCAGCTGTTGCAACATATAAGAAACAT GGTTTTGATGGCAAGATTGGTATAACACTTGATATAACATGGGCAAAACCTTACTCCGCCAGTGCAGACGATCTTCAATCTGTCTACCGATACCTTGATTTTGAGTTTGGTTG GTTTATGAAACCCATAACGCACGGTGACTATCCAAGTATAATGCGAGAGTTAGTTGGAGATCGATTGCCAGTTTTTAATGAAACTGAATCCAACTCTTTAAAAGGATCTTATGATTTTATTGGTATAAACTACTATACTTCAACTTATGCCTCTGCCAATGTCATAGTTGATCCTGATCCGACTCATATTCGATATACAACCGATATGTCTGTTAGTTTGACGA AGTGTGATATAAATGGACAAAGCATTGGTTTCCAG GCTTCTCCATCTTGGTTGTATGTTGCTCCTGAAGGATTTGAAACCGCTCTAATATATGTCAAAAATGAATATGGGAATCCAATCATTTATATAACTGAAAATG GAATTGGTGATCCGGTAGGTCTTTCTCCATCAGATGCTCTTAAAGATATATGGAGAATATCATATCATACTCTGCATTTGTGGAAACTGCTTAGAGCAATTTG TGATCACAAAGTCAGAGTAAAGGGGTATTTTGCTTGGTCATTCATAGATAATTTTGAATGGACAAATGGGTATACCGTAAGAATGGGGTTCTATGCTACAGATACGAAGCTGATAAGAACTCCAAAATGGTCTGTTAATTGGTTTGAGAGATTCTTGAAACACAATAATGCCATTGGTGGTACCAAATACAGTTTTCCACTGTATTTATag